One Ahaetulla prasina isolate Xishuangbanna chromosome 1, ASM2864084v1, whole genome shotgun sequence DNA window includes the following coding sequences:
- the LOC131199088 gene encoding RCC1 and BTB domain-containing protein 1-like, whose product MEVGKWPIFTLLSPQEMATIRKACVFGTSANEAIYITHSDEVFVFGLNCSNCLGTGDNQSTIVPKKLDGLCGKRICSLSYGSGPHVILSTEDGEVYAWGHNGYSQLGNGTTNQGVTPIQISTNLLTKKVTEVACGSHHSLALSSDGDVYAWGYNNCGQVGSGSTANQPTPRRVSNCLQAKVAVSIACGQTSSVAVIDNGEVYGWGYNGNGQLGLGNNGNQLTPCRVAALQGVCVMQIVCGYAHTLALTDEGLLYAWGANTYGQLGTGNKSNHLSPVQIMMEKERVVEIAACHSTHTSAAKTQNGLVYMWGQCRGQSVVLPHVTHFSCTDDVFACFSTPAVMWRLLSVEHEDFLTVTESLKREFDSPETSDLKFRVDGKFIYVHKAVLKIRCEHFRTMLQSYWNEDEKEVIDVDQFSYPVYRAFLEYLYTDNVDLPPEDPIGLLDLAISYCENRLKKLCQHLIKRRITVENAFSLLSAAVRYSAEDLEEFCFKFCVNHLTEVTQTDAFWEMDGSLLKEFIVKASIYGAFKN is encoded by the exons ATGGAGGTCGGGAAGTGGCCTATATTTACATTGCTTTCACCTCAAGAAATGGCAACCATTCGAAAAGCCTGTGTATTTGGAACTTCTGCCAATGAAGCTATATATATCACCCACAGCGATGAG gtGTTTGTATTTGGACTAAACTGCAGTAATTGTCTGGGAACTGGAGATAATCAGAGTACTATTGTACCCAAAAAACTTGATGGTTTATGTGGAAAGAGGATCTGCAGTCTTAGCTATGGAAGTGGGCCGCATGTGATCCTTAGTACAGAAG ATGGTGAAGTTTATGCCTGGGGACATAACGGATATAGTCAGCTTGGGAATGGGACAACCAACCAGGGTGTGACGCCTATTCAGATTTCTACTAATTTGCTCACTAAGAAAGTAACCGAAGTAGCTTGTGGTTCCCACCATTCTCTTGCATTATCATCTGATGGAGAT GTATACGCCTGGGGCTATAACAACTGTGGACAAGTCGGGTCGGGATCAACTGCAAACCAGCCAACTCCTCGCAGGGTCTCCAATTGTTTACAGGCTAAGGTAGCAGTCAGCATTGCCTGCGGTCAAACTTCTTCCGTTGCAGTCATAGATAATGGGGAG GTCTACGGCTGGGGTTACAACGGCAATGGACAACTTGGTCTGGGAAATAATGGCAATCAGTTAACTCCATGCCGAGTGGCAGCACTTCAAGGGGTGTGTGTAATGCAG ATTGTCTGTGGCTATGCACACACGCTAGCACTAACAGATGAGGGTTTACTGTATGCCTGGGGAGCAAACACTTATGGGCAGTTGGGGACTGGCAACAAAAGCAACCATCTCAGCCCAGTGCAAATCATGATGGAAAAGGAGAG GGTTGTCGAGATTGCTGCTTGCCATTCTACTCACACATCTGCTGCCAAAACACAGAATGGCTTGGTGTACATGTGGGGTCAGTGTCGGGGGCAGTCGGTGGTCCTGCCCCATGTTACCCACTTTTCCTGCACAGATGATGTGTTTGCTTGCTTTTCCACTCCTGCTGTGATGTGGCGTCTCCTCTCAGTTG AGCATGAGGATTTTTTAACAGTGACAGAGTCTCTGAAGAGAGAATTTGATAGTCCTGAAACATCAGATCTAAAGTTTAGAGTAGATGGAAAATTCATTTACGTACATAAAGCGGTTTTAAAAATCAG atgtgagCACTTCCGTACTATGTTACAGTCGTACTGGAATGAAGATGAGAAGGAAGTGATAGACGTAGATCAGTTTTCCTATCCAGTGTATCGTGCTTTTCTTGAGTACCTGTACACCGACAATGTTGACTTGCCACCTGAAGATCCTATAG GGCTTCTGGATTTGGCTATATCGTACTGTGAAAACCGATTGAAAAAACTGTGTCAGCACCTCATCAAAAGAAGAATCACAGTGGAGAATGCTTTCTCACTGCTTTCTGCAGCGGTGCGCTATTCTGCAGAG GATTTAGAAGAATTCTGCTTTAAGTTTTGTGTCAATCATTTGACTGAAGTCACCCAGACAGATGCCTTCTGGGAAATGGATGGTTCACTGCTAAAGGAATTCATTGTTAAAGCTAGTATATATGGAGCCTTTAAGAACTGA